CACCGGGCGCCGTCCTGCTCTGGTCCGACCGCCCCGGCACGCCCGCCGACCGCGACGCCCTGCTCGGCACCGGCCTCCCCGTCGTGCTCGCGGGCCCCACGCTGCACGCCGGCACCGGGGTGTGGGCCGAGTGCGCCGGCCTGGTCGTCACCGCGCCGACCCCGGTGCACGACGTCCGCGTCCGCCCCGGCGCGCAGGCCGGGTCGCTCGCGGACCGCCTCCTCGACCACGGCCACGGCGCCGGCTCCCACCTGGGCGAGCACGTGCACGTCCGGGACCGGGTGCTCGCCGTGGACAAGGTCGCCGACGACGTCGACGTGCTCCTCACCGCCACCCTCGGCCTCACCCTGCACCCGGTGGCCGTCCGGCGCGGGCCCGTCGTCGCCTGGACCCTCGGCACCACGCCCGGGGCCGTGCAGGCGCCGGCCTTCCTCCGCCTCCTGCGTGCCACGCTGCACGGCCTGGTCGGCACGGCGGCGCCCGTCGCGCCGGTGCGGGCGGGGCTGCTGGGCTACGGCGCCATCGGCCACGAGCACTCCGCGGCGTTCCGGGCCGTCCCGGGCCTGGAGCTCGCCGCCGTCTGCGACCGCTCCCCCGCCCGGCTCGACGCGGCGAGCGGCCAGGTCGAGGGCCTGCGGACGACGACCGACCCCGCCGCGCTCGTCGAGGACCCGGACGTCGACCTCGTCGTGGTGTCGACCCCGCCCGACACCCACGCCACCTGGGCGCTGCGCGCGCTGCGGGCGGGCAAGCACGTCGTGGTGGAGAAGCCGTTCGCCATCCGCACCGAGGAGGCCGACGCGGTCCTCGCCGAGGCCGAGGCGGCCGGGCTGCTCGCCGTCGTCTACCAGAACCGCCGCTGGGACCCCGACCACCTGGCCGTCCGCGCCGCCGTCCGCGACGGCCGGCTCGGCGAGGTGTTCCATCTGGAGACCTTCGTCGGCGGCTACGGCCACCCCTGCAACCTCTGGCACTCCGACGCCGACGCCTCCGGCGGCGCCTTCTACGACTGGGGTGCCCACGTGCTCGACCAGGTGCTCGACCTCGTCCCGACGGCCGTGGAGCACGTCACCGCGACCACCCACAAGCGCCGCTGGTTCGACGTCACCAACGCCGACCACAGCCGCGTCCTCCTGCGCTTCGTCGACGGCACCGAGGCGGAGTTCGTCCACTCCGACCTGGCCGCCGCCCTCAAGCCGCGCTGGTACGTGCTGGGCACCGAGGGCGCGCTGGTCGGCAGCTGGCGGACCGAGAAGGTCGTGGCCCGCTCCGCCGTCGGCACCCTCGACGAGGACGTCATGGCCCCCGCGGACTCCCCGCCCGTGCTCGACCTCCACGGCGCCGACGGCTCGGTGACCCGCCTGGCCCAGCCCGGCCCGCCGCCCCACCCGTTCCACCGCGAGCTCGCCGACGCCCTGCTGCTCGGCCTGCCGATGTCGGTGACCGGGGAGACGAGCAGGCGCGTGCTCGCCGTCATGGAGGCCGCCACCGAGTCCGCCGCGACCGGCGGCCGCCCGGTGGAGCCCCGGTGACCGGCGGCCTGGTCACCGGCGCGAGCGTCGGCTTCGGCTTCCTCGGCGCCGGGACCATCGCCCGGACCGCCCTGGCCCCGGCCGTGCACGCCGCGGACGGTGCCCACCTGCAGGCGGCCGCGGCCCGCGACGCCTCGCGCGCGGTGGCCCTGGAGCCCTCGGGACGCTCCTACGACGACTACGCCGCGCTCCTGGCGGACGACACCGTCGACGTCGTCTACGTCTCCCTCGCCAACGACGCCCACGCGCCGTGGACGGTCGCCGCCCTCGAGGCCGGCAAGCACGTGCTGTGCGAGAAGCCGCTCGGCCTCGACCCCGCCGAGGTCCGCCGGATGACCGACGCGGCGGCCGCGGCCGACCGGCTGCTCGTCGAGGCCTGGTGGTACCGCTGGCACCCGCGCACCCTGCGGGCCGTCGAGCTCGTGCGCTCGGGTGCGCTCGGCCGGGTGCACCGCGTGGAGGCCGACTTCTCCTTCGACGGCGACCCCGACGGCATGTCCGGCAACTACCGGCTGGACCCGGCCAAGGGCGGCGGCGCCCTGTACGACGTCGGCTGCTACGCCGTGGACGCCGCCCGCTGGGCGCTCGGTGCGGACGCGCTCGAGGTCGTCAGCGCCGAGGGCGAGGTCCGCGGCGGCGTCGACCTGCGCGCCTCGGCGCGCCTGTCCGGCCCCGGCGGCACGGTCGCCGACGTCCGCTGCGGCATCCGGGGCCGCGACGAGCAGCTGGTCGCGGTGTACGGCGAGGACG
The sequence above is drawn from the Aquipuribacter hungaricus genome and encodes:
- a CDS encoding Gfo/Idh/MocA family protein, whose product is PGAVLLWSDRPGTPADRDALLGTGLPVVLAGPTLHAGTGVWAECAGLVVTAPTPVHDVRVRPGAQAGSLADRLLDHGHGAGSHLGEHVHVRDRVLAVDKVADDVDVLLTATLGLTLHPVAVRRGPVVAWTLGTTPGAVQAPAFLRLLRATLHGLVGTAAPVAPVRAGLLGYGAIGHEHSAAFRAVPGLELAAVCDRSPARLDAASGQVEGLRTTTDPAALVEDPDVDLVVVSTPPDTHATWALRALRAGKHVVVEKPFAIRTEEADAVLAEAEAAGLLAVVYQNRRWDPDHLAVRAAVRDGRLGEVFHLETFVGGYGHPCNLWHSDADASGGAFYDWGAHVLDQVLDLVPTAVEHVTATTHKRRWFDVTNADHSRVLLRFVDGTEAEFVHSDLAAALKPRWYVLGTEGALVGSWRTEKVVARSAVGTLDEDVMAPADSPPVLDLHGADGSVTRLAQPGPPPHPFHRELADALLLGLPMSVTGETSRRVLAVMEAATESAATGGRPVEPR
- a CDS encoding Gfo/Idh/MocA family protein, whose product is MTGGLVTGASVGFGFLGAGTIARTALAPAVHAADGAHLQAAAARDASRAVALEPSGRSYDDYAALLADDTVDVVYVSLANDAHAPWTVAALEAGKHVLCEKPLGLDPAEVRRMTDAAAAADRLLVEAWWYRWHPRTLRAVELVRSGALGRVHRVEADFSFDGDPDGMSGNYRLDPAKGGGALYDVGCYAVDAARWALGADALEVVSAEGEVRGGVDLRASARLSGPGGTVADVRCGIRGRDEQLVAVYGEDATLVLGRPSFTAKDEPVALHVVPVTRQAGPEPQAPADDLRPGTAPGDAPRQEAPAPLVVRADRRTEEFAAVDPYRLMVEALSRAVRGEDEWLPTAQDSLDIALVLEQARTQVHAAGGAR